The genomic window ttcatatttgacaTCTTAAGATGTGGTGTTTCAAGGGGAAACACACTCTAAAAAGCTGACCTATATGCATATTAGATATTTTTAtctagtattttattttgtactttttttttactataactTGCATGACActaaaaaaagttacattttaaaacattaatacatgCATTTCCAATAGTGTGGCAACAGCAGTGATTACAGCTAATGCTTCTATATGTTTGTGTTATGGCTGCAGTATTAAGCAGGTACTGCAAACCATGATGCAGCTTCCATGTACAACGCATACATGTGTAATGGCTcaactttcatttgttttggggAAAAGGACTTGGTGGATAGAGGGTCTCTATCAGCAAACTGCAGCAAAACAGATCAACAGATAGTTAACATGCAAAGAAGATGCAGAGGGAAATCTATACGTTGaagaatcaaatgaaaataaaataatgacacaGTGGTTATAGTGTGGAAATTAACAGGATCAGAATCTAATTTATGGGGATCATCTAAACAGTTCAGAtccaaaaacagagcaaaattaaataaatcGATTTCAAAGAGACTCTTTCAAATGCACAGACAAAAAGTTTAGTACCTGCGTGTGTGAACTATGTCTTGTACACACTGGTCTTTGTGGTAGCGGACGAACTGGGTACAGGTAAGTCTGACCTCCTCTGGTACACCTGAAGGACTCAACTCTTCGCTGTCCCTGCCCTGCCACATGCTGAGCAACCTGACACAAGGCAGAACCATCATTGTAGTTATGTGTCTCTGATTTGGTCCCAAATGAATCTAGAAACCATTAAGTCTCATCTCACCTCTTCTTGAAAGGCAGGATGATGAGGTGTCTGTCCAGACCGAAGATCCCAAAGGACAGGAAACCCTGTGACAAAGAGAAGGAGTCCAGGagttaaccaatcagaacagagtgagctaATTAGGAGGGGggcccttaaagagacaggagctaaaacagcctgtttcagacaaaggctgaactgagggactgcataaagggccagtataagataaataacgaggttttttgaattgtaaatcatacaaagatactCCAGttgagccccagaataaaaatatagacatgGAAATGAGCATGATACGTACCCTTTAATGTacataaatgcatggacaaacacacaatacacacagtGGTACCTGTCCATAGTTTGCCACggcacagaagaactgtaattCCAGATAAAGTCTTCCTGGATCTTTGTTGAACAACCACCACAGACAGCTGGACAGGTTCTAGATTCAGGAACAGGAACACTCACCAGTCAAACATCAGGACATATATCTAAGTTTTGCATAATTagtgtgtatactgtacaggTCAGCCAAGTAAGTTAAAGTAGATTTTTGAACCTTGAACCCTTCAAGTATCTGGATGTGACACACAAGCCTCCTTTACACCTTCCATCAGCTTTAACAAGCATCTAGTAACTGGTTTTCTTCCTGCTAATTTGCTAATTACACtcacacgttcacacacacacacacacacacgctcattAACAGAGTGCTTTATTCTCACCGCTAACAAGCTGACAATGAGCAGCAGACAGAGCAGAACGTGTCTGACGGTCTGTTTATCATCGGTGGCTGGAAGCCCACCGGGTGGCGGCAGGTTCAGCGGCTGCTCTGAGGAGGAAGAACTCTGCTGTCCGTCACACAAAGCCCCAGTGTGgcctggagagaaaaaaaaacacattaccaCAGTTATATTAATGGGTAATTGGATTATCTGCTCACTTCTGTATATTTTCATGCCGTTTTACTGCATAGCTTTCATCACACTTTGAAAAACtttatatttgtctgtttttctgaagTGATGAGGGTTCCAACTTAAGTTATAAATGTGTAAACCAAATCTTAATTCTCCATTTTATTGTGCAGATTACTGCTGGCATCTTTCTTTGGTTTCTGTGTTAACCTTTTAGTTGTAGAAGAAAACATTACGTGAGCCTGAATATAAACTCGAGCATagaaatgaattattttctaTCAGGTTTTTGGAAATGAATGAGTTTGCAAACTTTGGCCATGTTAATTTAATAATATAGTATATGTAAAAGTgtttaatgcaaataaaatggaaaataaagcaATGCACATTCAATGGATGAAGaattaaatgatttaatttgtgtttgttacctgtgctgtttgtgtgctCCCTCTGCGTGCTGGCTATCATGTCAGGTAAGGTCTGGAGAGGAGAACAGCTGTGCAGGTCTggaaacacaacagaaacagtGGAAATAGTTGCTGTAGATCATTGGTTTGAGTTACGGACTACTTTAAACTAGTTTGTCCACATAAAACGTTAGTGGGATCCTAGAAACCAACATTTTCCAACAGACACAGAACTGCTTCTTACAATAAACACAGAACCCAGCTACCTGAGTTGATGCTGCAGGCGGGTGAATTTGCCGCctgtgactgttgttgttgttgttgttgttgttgtgaatcATCCACGCCACCAGGGGTCCTCAGCTCGTCGTTGATGCCTGTTACAGCAGCTCTGTTCAGGGCCTGGTAGCCTCCCTGCTCCCTGTCTCCCTGGCTGAGACCCATCAGAGAAATTGCACCGAGCACCAGACTGACTGCAAGCACCACTGCTGTACTGATGATCTTAAGTAGAATAGAAAAGAATACGAATTAGACTACTTGATTACCAGTTTATTCTGGGATTCATGGGAAATTCTTTATCATAACCAAAAGTAGAAGTCTCATtgaaagagagaatgaaggaAAACATACAAATTAACTGTTTGTGTTGAAAAACTGAAGGTAATGTGGAGTTATTTTCTAACCTGAGCTCTGCCATAGAAGAAGGCAGAGTCTATGGTATCAGTCCTCTCTCCTGATATCATAAGAGCGCCGACCATCAGAAAGGgaaccctacacacacacacacacacacacacacacacacacacacacacacacacacacacacacacacacacacaaacacacaaaatattcaaactAAGCAAATTCCAAGCATTTTCCATGATCTACCTGCCAgtaattcattttattatcttgtttttcCTCAATAAGAAGTCTCTGACCACTGGATGACAACTTCATGCACagataaaaaacatgaaaccttatgtttttatttgtgtgtcaaGTTATCCTGCACGTCATAAAACAAGTCAATAAAGCCTGCAGTAGATGACTGTTTCCCttataatgttaatgtttgagaTTTCTGTCTAGTAGTTGAACTGTGGGAAatcaaatatttgatttgactttatGTTGATCTGCAATGCAAATCTGTTgctttttaataaagtttttattGAAACAACCCAGATTTAAAAGGTTTTAGAGAAATGTCCGGTGGCGTTTGTTTGTGTTGACCTACCCCCAACCCAAAATCATGAAGACTCCTGGTCGGAGTCTCAGTAGATCATCTCTGTTAGTCAGAGCCAGACAGAGCGGGATTAAACCTACAAGAGAGagcaaaacacatacacacaaacaccggtgtaaacaaactaaacacagTTCATTTCAGAAGTGTTCTTAACCGCtcacaaatacaacacactCACCTGTCCAAACGTACGTGCTGTACAGAGACCCGTAGAGCAGAGTGAAGGTGAGAATTTTGCCGAGCAGATTATCCTCTTGTTTCACCAAGAAGTTCCACAGGATCATACTGACACACACCAAGAACTAGAGCAGAGAAGGGCAGAATAGGAAAGTCAAAGTGAGAAGCCAATGTACTCAAATGACATTTCCTGGACATCACTGATGAAGCATATGCTGTCCTACAATTGAAATAAATCTTCTGTTTTCAAGCTTTAAAGTACTTGAGTTGTGACTGCAGACCAACCTGAGCCAGGAAAAGATTTAAGGCAAAGAGGTGAGGAAGTCGGTTAAATTTCCTGCTGAGCAGCATCACCGCTATGGTCCAGacctgagagaaaacacaggcaCATGATCATAgatttatatcattatatttgGTAAATTACTGTCCTTTCCTTAATCtctttataaaatgtaatctAACCATATTCCTGTCCTCATGAAGTCTGAAAAACAGATCTCACATTAATACTCATATTCATCTTATTGATATTCTAATTCTTATTGACTGAATAGAAATCAATCCTTCAGTATTCGTTCTTGTCAGCTTGACTGACCCTCTCTACTCCAAGTCACGTGTAAACACACGCACCAGTGCTATGAGGCTGACAATGCTGATGTTGAAGCTAACGTTCTCAAGCTCTGTCACCAGGGGCGTCGGATCCATCAGAGGGATTGTTAACAACCAGGCCGACACATACATGATCGGTGCAGAGAGAAACGTACTGATCACCATCCCCGATGTTACCTAGACAGAAatacgagagagagagagagaaacttaaGACACTGACTAGAAATCTGGTTACAAAAGACTTTCATCAGCCTGCTCTAAtacaccaaacacacaaaaaaatctgatgtcCGTGTTGATAGTGCTTCTTTtccatgttaaaaaaaatgacataaaatccCCATAATTCACTACTACATCTAATGGACGGGAATATACCGTAGCTGGGTGGCGTCATGGTACAAGGGAGGGTCTCAGAAGGCAATGAATACTGTGTATTGTATTTACAGTTGACATTTACAGTCACAGAAATATTCGAATGACACACTACTAGCAAGCATTTTCTCGGTTTGTTTggcttcagtgtgtgtgtgtgtgtgtgtgtgcgcgtgtgtatgtgtgtgtgtgtgtgtatgatccTTTTATGGCTTATGGGCTTTCCTGTCATGTGACCTGACCAGGAGATTGGTATTGGCCTTGTAATTCTGACAcaccatgacaacaacaacGACTTGTTTTTAGGTCAAACCGCTTCAAAACGCTTTTTGAAgcttaaaggctttttaaagtAGAGGATTCCTCTTTTTTTAGTCCTGATTTATGTATTTCACAAAGAGTTATTGAGCTGTGTGTTAACGGCTTCTATTTAACTATGTTTCAAATATTGTTGTTGCTCAACtctttttttacaaatttctgTTTAAAATAGTATTTCTATGATCAGTACTTACCACCTCTACCTCCATGTTGTAGTGTGAAGCATAGATGGCTACACTAGGTGCGGTTGGGAAGACTCCATATAGGAAAGCAAAGTTAGACAAACTGGTGTGGTTGGCATTCGTGCTGTTCACTCCTACGTCCAGAATATCCACCATGTCTTTACAGACCAGCGGCATCACCAGACTGGAGAGAGAAGGTAGtgaggaacagaaaaaaatacgTAAATCAGCATTATGAGCAGTTTTAGTTAATGAAAACCAGGCCAGGAAAATCCATCCACACCCTGATAGACTTTGTCACAAAACCTTGAAAGCTTTTACAATAATTTTTCTAACATGGTTTTGGATACACCAGCCAGTGTGGCTGTGATTTACcagattattatgattattaaacACAGTAAAGCAGCCCTGCAAAAAGCTTATAAGATTCAGTATTTGTTGGTTTGTGTCAGAGATACATTTCAAAATCTATTTTACTAATTTTTAAGGCCATAGTGATGGTCTGGCATTGGACTGCATTATGCTGAGGTGTTTCCAATATTTTGTCCCCTTCAAGATAAAACACTTTTGTATATAATGAAGTCCAATACAACACCAGGACTAACTATGGCCATCATCCCCCATCCTCTACTACatacacgcacatgcacacagtccCACTTACAGTTTGGCTGTGATGAGGAGAATCAAGGCGACTCCAGTGTCTCTGGTCAGTTTTCTAAGCTGCCCGACCTgccacagaaacagacagatgtCTTTACACTGATAACATCCTTCATGTTTCAGAAGTGTTGGAAACAGGACGGTACAAATGACTGAACAAAGCCAAACTCACCATAGTGAGGCCCAGGTAAAACAAGGCTGCCCCTCCGAAGGAGTTGGCCAGGCCGTCTATGAACTCTGACAGCACAGCAGGGATCTGCTGGTCCAGGGCAAAATGAGAGACGATTCCCACTATCACCATGAACACTATGGGGTTTTTCAACACCTGGAGAGGGAACAATAAGAGTTTCACAGAGATAACATAAGTTTAAAACACTTGATGATAAGATCTGAGAACATCTGATTTTGGCAGCTAGTAGTGTCAAAAATAAAGCAACAAATGTACAGATTGGGCCTTTAAATCTAACTTTTGAGCATGTATAGGTGTGTCACAATTGCTATGCTTTGTTATTCACCATAAAAACACCAGTATGAACAGTACCTGTAGGACTACAACTCCCAGAATGCCAGTTGTGCTGTGCTGTGGATGGCTGGCCTGCCTCCACCTCTGCACCTCACAAAGAGCAAAACCAATAGGGTTGAGAAGCATGAGGGAGACCGGAGCAACTAGATAGATGTACTGGAGGTACTCTGGATATGTGCTCCGGTAAAGAGCATCGActggaaaaacagagacagagaaagagatagagagctGCATTAGT from Thunnus maccoyii chromosome 14, fThuMac1.1, whole genome shotgun sequence includes these protein-coding regions:
- the gpr155b gene encoding integral membrane protein GPR155 isoform X1, whose protein sequence is METANNYVLIHGKNISHNTLAGSAAGPHMSIDKLFPALLECFGIILCGYIAGRADIITGSQAKGLGNFVSKFALPALLFKNMVLLDFGDVIWAFLWSVLVAKVTVFVLVCVLTLMVASPENRYSKAGLYAIFATQSNDFALGYPIVDALYRSTYPEYLQYIYLVAPVSLMLLNPIGFALCEVQRWRQASHPQHSTTGILGVVVLQVLKNPIVFMVIVGIVSHFALDQQIPAVLSEFIDGLANSFGGAALFYLGLTMVGQLRKLTRDTGVALILLITAKLLVMPLVCKDMVDILDVGVNSTNANHTSLSNFAFLYGVFPTAPSVAIYASHYNMEVEVVTSGMVISTFLSAPIMYVSAWLLTIPLMDPTPLVTELENVSFNISIVSLIALVWTIAVMLLSRKFNRLPHLFALNLFLAQFLVCVSMILWNFLVKQEDNLLGKILTFTLLYGSLYSTYVWTGLIPLCLALTNRDDLLRLRPGVFMILGWGVPFLMVGALMISGERTDTIDSAFFYGRAQIISTAVVLAVSLVLGAISLMGLSQGDREQGGYQALNRAAVTGINDELRTPGGVDDSQQQQQQQQQSQAANSPACSINSDLHSCSPLQTLPDMIASTQREHTNSTGHTGALCDGQQSSSSSEQPLNLPPPGGLPATDDKQTVRHVLLCLLLIVSLLANLSSCLWWLFNKDPGRLYLELQFFCAVANYGQGFLSFGIFGLDRHLIILPFKKRLLSMWQGRDSEELSPSGVPEEVRLTCTQFVRYHKDQCVQDIVHTRRFGGGGLEEENGLLRHSPSRQSRHLPPHQDLQAQNLQEQLHDETKNLHGTHQTHDPAEPCGRRSPPSRPRPEPENERQAHISDSNIPEEEISHLQFKQSHDPANPQPLHEHGPHLPQHPQSQLESAFRGSDLVDWLVERGLCAGRAEAQRYGVRLQQGGVLDHSTGQHRFKDEVTLLYHFTHGRGAGLSQNM
- the gpr155b gene encoding integral membrane protein GPR155 isoform X2; its protein translation is METANNYVLIHGKNISHNTLAGSAAGPHMSIDKLFPALLECFGIILCGYIAGRADIITGSQAKGLGNFVSKFALPALLFKNMVLLDFGDVIWAFLWSVLVAKVTVFVLVCVLTLMVASPENRYSKAGLYAIFATQSNDFALGYPIVDALYRSTYPEYLQYIYLVAPVSLMLLNPIGFALCEVQRWRQASHPQHSTTGILGVVVLQVLKNPIVFMVIVGIVSHFALDQQIPAVLSEFIDGLANSFGGAALFYLGLTMVGQLRKLTRDTGVALILLITAKLLVMPLVCKDMVDILDVGVNSTNANHTSLSNFAFLYGVFPTAPSVAIYASHYNMEVEVVTSGMVISTFLSAPIMYVSAWLLTIPLMDPTPLVTELENVSFNISIVSLIALVWTIAVMLLSRKFNRLPHLFALNLFLAQFLVCVSMILWNFLVKQEDNLLGKILTFTLLYGSLYSTYVWTGLIPLCLALTNRDDLLRLRPGVFMILGWGVPFLMVGALMISGERTDTIDSAFFYGRAQIISTAVVLAVSLVLGAISLMGLSQGDREQGGYQALNRAAVTGINDELRTPGGVDDSQQQQQQQQQSQAANSPACSINSDLHSCSPLQTLPDMIASTQREHTNSTGHTGALCDGQQSSSSSEQPLNLPPPGGLPATDDKQTVRHVLLCLLLIVSLLANLSSCLWWLFNKDPGRLYLELQFFCAVANYGQGFLSFGIFGLDRHLIILPFKKRLLSMWQGRDSEELSPSGVPEEVRLTCTQFVRYHKDQCVQDIVHTRSGSGESVSASTGESFL